Part of the Woronichinia naegeliana WA131 genome, GCAGTTGTCATTTCACAGTGCGGCTCTATTATCTTGACAAAGTCTGTTTTCGGATTCCCAAAAATTCATAGGCCCTCTTTAACTCGTTTCCTCCCTTAAACACTTCTGATAAGGCTTTTCCAAACCCCTCACTTAACTTTTTCCCAATCGAGAAGGCACGATTGTTTAGCCTCTCGTCTCCCAATTCACAACTGGCAAAGTTTTTTGTCCACCATTCCAACATTTT contains:
- a CDS encoding transposase, which codes for MLEWWTKNFASCELGDERLNNRAFSIGKKLSEGFGKALSEVFKGGNELKRAYEFLGIRKQTLSR